Proteins encoded within one genomic window of Halalkalicoccus subterraneus:
- a CDS encoding YlbF family regulator: MSVETEPTVAEATDIEGIAGELGELIARSEEYEAYEAAQKQVKESEHAQGKIDEFESLRQEFMLARQTGDATQEDLQKLQQAQGELHDIPVMAEYLEAQAELDAKLEALNEAISEPLSVDFGEQAGGCCQD; the protein is encoded by the coding sequence ATGAGCGTCGAAACCGAGCCGACGGTGGCCGAGGCAACCGACATCGAGGGAATTGCGGGCGAACTCGGCGAGTTGATCGCTCGAAGCGAGGAGTACGAAGCCTACGAGGCGGCCCAGAAGCAGGTCAAGGAGAGCGAGCACGCCCAGGGCAAGATCGACGAATTCGAGTCGCTTCGCCAGGAGTTCATGCTCGCACGCCAGACCGGCGACGCCACCCAGGAGGACCTTCAGAAGCTTCAACAGGCCCAAGGAGAACTGCACGACATTCCCGTGATGGCCGAGTACCTCGAGGCACAGGCGGAACTCGACGCGAAGCTCGAAGCGCTCAACGAGGCGATCTCCGAGCCGCTTTCGGTGGACTTCGGCGAGCAGGCCGGCGGCTGCTGTCAGGACTGA
- the dph2 gene encoding diphthamide biosynthesis enzyme Dph2 produces the protein MSQNEFSEGDLRNTGMSLKHDREWDYELDRIVEAVHDRDATKVGLQFPEGLKRRGPKVTDDLRELLPEDVTVMMSGQPCYGACDLDTYMMRRTDVFVHFGHSPMKESEKIIYVPLFSNVEVLPIIEESLDEIEGEEVGLVTTAQHMNRFEEMREYLEGQGYEVHTRKGDDRLTHEGQVLGCNYASADIDADNVLYVGGGKFHPLGLAMEHPEKNVVIADPVNNVVTIADTEKFMKQRYASVHKAMDAEKWGVIFCTKIGQGRWDQAEEIVDNNENAYLITMDEVTPDRLRNFDMDAFVNTGCPRITTDDGPQFHKPMLTPGEYEIAVGNKSLDSLEFDTFHGTW, from the coding sequence ATGAGTCAAAACGAGTTTTCCGAAGGGGATCTGCGGAACACGGGCATGTCGTTGAAACACGACCGGGAGTGGGACTACGAACTCGACCGGATCGTCGAGGCCGTCCACGACCGGGACGCGACAAAGGTCGGCCTGCAGTTCCCCGAGGGGCTCAAACGCCGCGGTCCGAAGGTCACCGACGATCTGCGCGAACTCCTGCCCGAGGACGTCACCGTGATGATGTCGGGCCAGCCCTGCTACGGCGCCTGCGACCTCGACACCTACATGATGCGCCGTACGGACGTCTTCGTCCACTTCGGCCATTCCCCGATGAAGGAGTCGGAGAAGATCATCTACGTGCCGCTGTTCTCGAACGTCGAGGTGCTCCCGATCATCGAGGAGTCGCTCGACGAGATCGAGGGTGAGGAGGTCGGCCTCGTCACCACCGCCCAGCACATGAACCGCTTTGAGGAGATGCGCGAGTATCTCGAGGGGCAGGGCTACGAGGTCCATACCCGCAAGGGCGACGACCGGCTCACCCACGAGGGGCAAGTGCTCGGCTGTAACTACGCCTCTGCGGACATCGACGCCGACAACGTACTCTACGTCGGTGGCGGGAAGTTCCATCCGCTCGGGTTGGCGATGGAGCACCCCGAGAAGAACGTCGTGATCGCAGACCCCGTCAACAACGTGGTCACGATCGCGGACACTGAGAAGTTCATGAAACAGCGCTACGCCTCGGTGCACAAGGCGATGGACGCCGAGAAGTGGGGCGTCATCTTCTGTACGAAGATCGGGCAGGGTCGCTGGGATCAGGCCGAGGAGATCGTCGATAACAACGAGAACGCCTACCTGATCACGATGGACGAGGTCACACCCGATCGCCTGCGAAACTTCGACATGGACGCGTTCGTCAACACCGGTTGTCCGCGGATCACCACCGACGACGGCCCGCAGTTCCACAAGCCAATGCTCACCCCCGGCGAATACGAGATCGCCGTCGGGAACAAATCCCTCGATTCGCTGGAGTTCGACACCTTCCACGGTACCTGGTAA
- a CDS encoding METTL5 family protein, whose product MDSKRALERRLSLVRGFDAPSAELEQYSTPADIAAQLVHLADLQGDLDGRVVDLGTGTGMLALGAALRAPTGVVGLDADRAALTVARENERRVEPPIGIDWLCGDGGRLPLTLSNATVLMNPPFGAQRGNRGADRRFLVTAHEIADVIYSIHNAGSREFVESFVADHGGVVTHAYELSFDLERQFDFHTEETRTIRAECYRSSFRGA is encoded by the coding sequence ATGGACAGCAAGCGGGCGCTCGAACGCCGCCTCTCCCTCGTTCGGGGATTCGACGCTCCGAGCGCGGAGCTGGAACAGTACTCCACGCCCGCCGACATCGCCGCCCAGCTCGTCCACCTCGCCGACCTACAGGGCGACCTCGACGGCCGCGTCGTCGACCTCGGAACGGGCACCGGAATGCTCGCCCTCGGCGCCGCGCTGCGGGCTCCAACGGGGGTGGTCGGATTGGATGCGGATCGCGCGGCACTCACCGTCGCCCGAGAAAACGAGCGCCGGGTCGAACCCCCCATCGGGATCGACTGGCTGTGCGGCGACGGCGGGCGTCTCCCCCTCACGCTCTCGAACGCGACCGTGCTCATGAACCCGCCGTTCGGCGCCCAGCGGGGCAATCGCGGTGCGGATCGGCGATTTCTCGTCACCGCCCACGAGATTGCGGACGTGATTTACTCGATCCACAACGCCGGCAGCCGCGAGTTCGTCGAATCGTTCGTCGCCGATCACGGTGGAGTGGTTACCCACGCCTACGAACTCTCCTTCGACCTCGAACGCCAGTTCGACTTCCATACCGAGGAAACGCGGACGATCCGCGCGGAGTGTTACCGGTCATCGTTTCGGGGGGCGTAG
- a CDS encoding alpha/beta hydrolase → MAELDSQAEALLETVETMGVPPTYALAPESARERIRELFGGEGESVDRIEDFEIPGPAESIPVRLYAPDGEDLPLLVFYHGGGWVIGDIETYDPLCRALTNAADCAVLSVDYRLAPEHPFPAAVEDAYAALEWAAEYGDRVNCDPQRVAVGGDSAGGNLAAAVSLMSRDRNGPEIAHQSLLYPAVASPAVHEFPSYEENGKGYMLEAASVEWFLERYLPDPVDHRNAYAAPLLARDHSELPSASVLTAGFDPLRDEGREYADRLEAAGVEVTHREYEGMIHGFVNLLDHLDAAGEAIDALGADLERAFEE, encoded by the coding sequence ATGGCGGAACTCGACTCGCAGGCAGAAGCGCTGCTCGAAACGGTTGAAACGATGGGCGTTCCTCCGACCTACGCGCTCGCGCCCGAGAGCGCCCGCGAGCGGATCCGAGAACTGTTCGGAGGTGAGGGCGAATCCGTCGACCGCATCGAGGACTTCGAGATTCCCGGCCCGGCCGAATCGATCCCGGTTCGGCTCTACGCGCCCGACGGGGAGGACCTCCCGCTGCTCGTCTTCTACCACGGTGGGGGGTGGGTGATCGGCGATATCGAGACCTACGATCCCCTCTGTCGCGCCCTCACGAACGCCGCCGATTGTGCGGTGCTCTCGGTTGACTATCGGCTCGCGCCCGAGCACCCGTTCCCGGCGGCCGTCGAGGACGCCTACGCCGCCCTGGAGTGGGCCGCCGAGTACGGGGATCGGGTGAACTGCGATCCACAGAGAGTGGCGGTCGGCGGCGACAGCGCCGGGGGCAACCTCGCGGCGGCCGTCTCGCTGATGAGCCGGGATCGAAACGGCCCCGAGATCGCCCATCAGTCCCTGCTCTACCCCGCCGTCGCCTCGCCTGCCGTCCACGAGTTTCCGAGCTACGAGGAGAACGGCAAGGGCTACATGCTCGAGGCCGCGAGCGTCGAGTGGTTCCTCGAACGGTACCTTCCCGATCCGGTGGATCACCGAAACGCCTACGCCGCGCCGCTGCTCGCGCGCGACCACTCGGAACTGCCGTCGGCGAGCGTCCTCACGGCGGGCTTCGACCCGCTCCGCGACGAGGGTCGCGAGTACGCCGACCGGCTGGAAGCGGCGGGCGTCGAGGTCACTCATCGGGAGTACGAGGGGATGATCCACGGGTTCGTGAACCTGCTCGATCACCTCGACGCCGCGGGCGAGGCGATCGACGCGCTCGGGGCGGACTTGGAGAGGGCGTTCGAGGAGTAG